From Polynucleobacter sp. MWH-Braz-FAM2G, a single genomic window includes:
- a CDS encoding mobile mystery protein B, with the protein MQFEYAPGATPIDPDEAQGLIPKHIKTQAELNAWEELNIVEGADWIARKKITQKLDEGLIRDLHSRMFNQTWLWAGTFRKSDKSIGIDWTQIAVALKNLLDNTTYQIENKVMSIDEIVVGFHHKLVLIHAFPNGNGRHARLIADALIVSLGGERFSWGGNTSITTPGLTRQNYLSALRAADKGDIAPLMLFARQ; encoded by the coding sequence ATGCAATTTGAATACGCGCCAGGAGCTACTCCGATTGATCCGGACGAAGCTCAGGGCCTCATACCAAAACACATTAAGACTCAAGCCGAATTAAATGCCTGGGAGGAGCTCAATATTGTCGAAGGCGCAGATTGGATTGCGCGTAAAAAAATCACTCAGAAATTGGATGAGGGATTAATACGTGATTTGCATAGCCGCATGTTTAACCAAACATGGCTGTGGGCTGGCACATTCAGAAAGAGTGATAAGAGTATCGGCATTGATTGGACTCAAATTGCCGTTGCCCTCAAGAACCTCTTGGATAACACCACCTATCAAATTGAAAACAAAGTGATGTCCATTGATGAAATCGTAGTGGGCTTTCATCATAAACTGGTGCTGATCCATGCATTCCCAAACGGCAATGGTCGTCATGCTCGTTTGATAGCGGATGCCTTGATTGTTAGCCTTGGTGGCGAAAGATTCTCTTGGGGCGGCAACACTTCAATTACCACCCCAGGCCTCACACGTCAAAATTACTTATCAGCTCTACGCGCCGCAGATAAAGGCGATATCGCGCCCTTAATGCTATTTGCTAGGCAGTAA
- a CDS encoding mobile mystery protein A encodes MNKKFANLQLHQMDSALAKLRHDRPPSRPSNGWIKAIRESLGMSASALARKLGVTPASITKLEKAETDEKITLASLRKLASALDCELQYTLVPRKSLEELLEERAIQIARERLRPISHSMSLEDQSVDKSASEKQLQLLAKEILDGPRRNLW; translated from the coding sequence ATGAACAAGAAATTTGCTAACTTACAGCTCCATCAAATGGATTCTGCCCTTGCTAAGCTAAGGCATGATCGCCCACCAAGCCGCCCAAGCAATGGCTGGATTAAGGCCATCCGCGAATCGTTGGGTATGTCAGCCTCTGCATTAGCGCGCAAGCTAGGCGTTACGCCCGCCAGTATTACCAAGCTAGAAAAGGCTGAGACCGATGAAAAGATCACCTTAGCTAGTCTACGAAAACTGGCTAGCGCCCTAGACTGCGAGTTGCAATATACCTTAGTGCCACGCAAGTCTTTAGAAGAGCTCTTAGAAGAGCGCGCCATTCAGATTGCGCGGGAACGCTTGCGCCCTATTTCTCATTCAATGAGTCTTGAGGATCAATCGGTGGATAAGTCTGCCAGTGAAAAACAACTTCAACTATTGGCAAAAGAGATTTTGGACGGCCCTAGAAGGAATTTATGGTGA
- a CDS encoding phage major capsid protein → MPISNTDLQELAKVSLDEYLRNLPVDQIAVERPFLKKLMEGRKSLLGAKQNVVENIRKEHGSNFSWAFGEETVKFNKRNTTEQASFPWRRAVDGLYIDYDRLFSNGIKVREGGARGFQLEYNERVQLINLLDEQLEVLREGFLNKLDLELHRDGSHGTDALVGLDSLVSLVPEAGTVGGIDRAKASYWRNYAVKDITSTAPGSLVGEMETAWRQCIKHGGSPDFIIAGGKFIDTYRKQVTVTHIAGSGETKYIDAGVGAGVNTGLAFKGVEIVWDPQFDELDAMANRTVEWSKRCYFLNTRFMKLRDDDLDIVAPIRPHDTLAMYAMVNLRCALSISRANAHAVLAIQ, encoded by the coding sequence ATGCCAATTTCAAATACAGACTTGCAAGAGTTAGCTAAGGTTTCCTTAGATGAGTACTTACGCAATCTGCCAGTAGATCAAATCGCCGTAGAGAGACCTTTCCTTAAAAAATTGATGGAAGGGCGGAAAAGCCTATTAGGCGCAAAGCAAAACGTAGTCGAGAACATTCGCAAGGAGCATGGCAGTAACTTTAGCTGGGCCTTTGGTGAGGAGACGGTTAAGTTCAATAAGCGCAATACCACTGAGCAAGCGTCATTCCCATGGCGGCGAGCGGTCGATGGCTTGTACATTGACTATGACCGACTCTTTAGCAACGGCATCAAAGTACGTGAGGGCGGGGCGAGAGGCTTCCAGCTCGAATACAACGAGCGCGTGCAACTCATCAACCTGTTAGATGAGCAATTAGAGGTTCTGAGGGAAGGTTTCCTTAATAAACTAGACCTAGAGCTGCACCGCGACGGCTCGCACGGCACAGATGCTTTGGTTGGCTTGGATAGTCTGGTGAGTTTGGTGCCCGAGGCCGGAACCGTAGGTGGTATTGATCGAGCAAAGGCGAGTTACTGGCGCAACTATGCCGTTAAAGATATCACTTCAACAGCGCCAGGTAGCTTGGTAGGCGAGATGGAGACCGCATGGCGCCAATGTATTAAACATGGCGGCAGTCCAGATTTCATCATCGCGGGCGGTAAGTTCATTGATACCTATCGCAAGCAAGTCACGGTAACTCATATTGCAGGATCAGGTGAGACCAAGTATATCGATGCCGGGGTAGGTGCAGGCGTAAATACGGGCTTAGCCTTTAAAGGCGTGGAGATTGTTTGGGATCCTCAGTTTGATGAGCTCGATGCTATGGCCAATCGCACAGTTGAGTGGAGTAAGCGTTGCTATTTCTTAAACACTCGCTTTATGAAACTGCGCGATGATGATCTAGATATTGTCGCTCCAATCCGTCCACACGATACGTTGGCCATGTACGCCATGGTGAACCTGCGCTGCGCCTTATCTATCTCACGTGCTAATGCCCATGCGGTATTGGCTATTCAATAA
- a CDS encoding M15 family metallopeptidase, protein MSSLVAEQAAFLIDVSRLIQFATVEGWVVTGGELWRSPEQQEIYFKSGRSKTMNSNHLRRCAIDLNFFWKGKLIWDKELIRTVGEYWESLNSKNRWGGNFRGFVDVPHFERIT, encoded by the coding sequence ATGAGCAGCCTAGTGGCAGAGCAAGCCGCGTTTTTAATTGATGTCAGCCGTCTTATTCAATTTGCAACAGTAGAAGGTTGGGTGGTTACAGGTGGCGAGCTTTGGAGATCGCCAGAGCAACAAGAGATCTATTTCAAAAGCGGTAGGTCTAAAACAATGAACAGCAATCACTTAAGACGCTGCGCTATAGACTTGAACTTCTTTTGGAAGGGCAAATTAATCTGGGATAAAGAGCTCATCCGCACGGTTGGCGAGTACTGGGAAAGCCTAAACTCTAAAAATAGGTGGGGAGGGAATTTTAGGGGGTTTGTGGATGTGCCGCATTTTGAAAGAATTACCTAA
- a CDS encoding ATP/GTP-binding protein, which yields MLTRFEVENFRGFKNLLAFDLSETKNYEFNGECIKNGIANKAMIYGKNGSGKSNLGYAIFDLISHLTDKFVPKHEYIANYLHAELTGLPAKFKYGFKFDEAYIEYFCEKLGVNEVIFEELKVNGETVVLYRLGELIQINLVGAESLNRDLGETKISALKYIKNNAVLDKSPVNDALKKLFEFVDGMLFFRSVDERTFIGNRAAGDDDILKNILSKGNLKDFEGFLNAANVECELAVIEINGQEEVVFKFGDKTLNFWRGASTGTKSLSLFYYWLQLLNESQVSLVFVDEFDAFYHYKLSELIVRKLKDANAQVVLTTHNTSLMTNDLMRPDCCFVMEDKVITPFSKIADKELRLAHNIEKMYKAGAFGG from the coding sequence ATGTTGACAAGATTTGAGGTTGAGAATTTCAGAGGGTTTAAGAATTTGCTTGCCTTTGACCTATCCGAGACAAAAAATTATGAATTTAATGGTGAATGCATAAAAAATGGCATTGCTAATAAGGCCATGATTTATGGGAAAAATGGATCCGGTAAGTCCAACCTGGGTTATGCAATTTTCGATTTAATTTCCCATCTAACAGATAAGTTTGTTCCAAAGCATGAGTACATTGCAAACTATTTACATGCTGAGCTCACTGGGTTGCCTGCAAAATTTAAGTATGGATTTAAATTTGATGAAGCCTACATCGAGTATTTTTGTGAAAAATTAGGCGTTAATGAAGTGATCTTCGAGGAATTGAAAGTTAACGGCGAAACAGTCGTTCTCTATAGATTGGGTGAGTTAATTCAGATAAATTTAGTTGGCGCAGAGTCCCTTAATAGGGATTTGGGAGAAACCAAAATTTCTGCCCTAAAGTACATTAAAAATAATGCGGTTCTTGATAAAAGTCCGGTTAATGATGCCTTAAAGAAGCTTTTTGAGTTTGTCGATGGCATGTTGTTTTTTAGGTCGGTAGATGAGAGAACCTTTATTGGTAACAGAGCAGCAGGTGATGACGATATATTAAAAAATATCCTTAGCAAGGGAAATCTAAAAGACTTTGAGGGATTTCTTAATGCTGCAAATGTGGAGTGCGAGTTGGCTGTTATTGAAATCAATGGTCAAGAAGAGGTGGTTTTTAAGTTTGGTGATAAAACACTCAACTTTTGGCGTGGAGCCTCCACAGGCACAAAATCATTATCACTTTTTTATTATTGGCTGCAGTTACTTAATGAGAGTCAAGTTTCTTTGGTATTTGTAGATGAATTCGATGCTTTTTATCACTATAAACTTTCCGAATTGATTGTTCGAAAGTTAAAAGATGCGAATGCTCAAGTGGTGTTAACAACTCACAATACTAGCTTAATGACCAATGATCTAATGAGGCCGGATTGTTGTTTTGTAATGGAAGATAAGGTTATAACGCCATTTTCCAAGATCGCTGATAAAGAATTAAGGCTTGCCCACAACATTGAAAAAATGTATAAGGCTGGAGCTTTTGGTGGCTAA
- a CDS encoding site-specific integrase — MSSIEKSLGNSLKSSFTARGIISLSRIGYHADPDNKGLYLQVSEYQGRVSKSWIFRFTSPVTLKRREMGIGPLESFSLANARLKVLELRRLILDGVDPLEQRTIKRIKAIETNKNSITFADAADRCIKTKQAEWSNSKHKDQWVSTIATYALPTIGKLKVDQITTSHVVKLLEQDIKKKNGDVEGSFWKVRTETATRVRQRIEVILDWCKAHKYMSGDNPARYQGALCHLLPRANKIKKVAHHPALPFQRIGEFIKDLREHSGYSAFALELLILTATRTSEVVEARWDEFNLETRVWTIPAERMKAGKEHRVPLNTRAVEILEHLKTIRANAYLFPSSLHKDKPLSNMALLTMMRKMPKYSNYVPHGFRSTFRDWAAETTDYSNETVELALAHTIQNKAEAAYRRQDQLDKRARLMLDWNTFIAKN; from the coding sequence GTGAGTTCTATAGAAAAAAGTCTTGGGAATAGCCTAAAAAGCAGCTTTACTGCTCGTGGGATCATCTCGCTCTCAAGAATAGGTTACCACGCTGACCCGGATAACAAGGGCTTATATCTCCAGGTTTCTGAATACCAAGGCCGAGTGAGCAAAAGCTGGATATTTCGCTTTACTAGCCCTGTAACTCTCAAGCGAAGAGAAATGGGTATTGGGCCACTAGAGTCATTCTCACTAGCCAATGCCAGGCTAAAAGTTTTGGAATTGCGTCGACTCATATTAGATGGAGTTGATCCACTAGAGCAAAGAACGATTAAACGCATAAAAGCCATTGAGACAAATAAGAACTCAATTACCTTTGCAGATGCAGCAGATAGATGCATCAAAACAAAACAAGCAGAATGGTCTAACTCTAAACACAAAGATCAGTGGGTAAGCACTATTGCGACATACGCTCTACCAACAATTGGCAAGCTAAAGGTTGATCAAATCACAACTAGCCACGTAGTTAAATTACTTGAGCAAGATATTAAAAAGAAGAATGGCGACGTAGAGGGTTCATTCTGGAAAGTTAGAACAGAAACCGCGACAAGGGTTCGACAACGAATTGAAGTGATCCTAGATTGGTGCAAGGCTCATAAATACATGAGTGGTGACAATCCTGCGAGATACCAAGGTGCCTTGTGTCATTTGCTACCCAGGGCCAATAAGATTAAGAAGGTTGCGCATCACCCCGCCCTTCCATTTCAAAGAATTGGTGAATTTATAAAGGACTTGCGAGAGCATAGCGGCTATTCTGCTTTCGCATTGGAATTATTAATTCTTACTGCAACACGTACAAGTGAAGTTGTTGAAGCCCGATGGGATGAATTTAATTTGGAAACAAGAGTCTGGACCATTCCTGCAGAACGAATGAAAGCTGGCAAGGAGCATCGGGTTCCATTGAATACGAGAGCAGTTGAAATTCTTGAGCACCTAAAGACTATTCGTGCGAATGCATATTTATTCCCAAGCTCATTGCATAAAGATAAACCCCTATCAAACATGGCGCTACTAACAATGATGAGAAAGATGCCCAAGTACTCCAACTATGTACCACATGGATTCAGGTCTACGTTTAGAGATTGGGCTGCAGAAACTACGGATTATTCGAATGAGACTGTCGAGTTAGCGTTAGCCCATACCATCCAGAATAAGGCTGAGGCAGCGTACAGGAGGCAAGATCAATTGGACAAGCGTGCTCGATTGATGTTGGATTGGAATACTTTTATTGCAAAAAACTAG
- a CDS encoding GntR family transcriptional regulator, which translates to MPSISKSGLKQIKKDTLWDKAYFSLRSALLGGKFVPGERIILRKVAQDLGISLTPVRDAINRLAAENVLERGGVGQGGGASVPLLNAHEFDQLMSIRSSLEPLAAEAAAKNISKAEISEISNLLEQMTDLAESRNLASYLDAHYKFHFGIYKLANQSILLQAIEGAWLRCGPTLNLALPAYKPGQKRHKHHLAALNALKKGDGVAVAEAIRADINSARLDICNLLD; encoded by the coding sequence ATGCCTAGTATCTCAAAGAGCGGTCTTAAGCAAATTAAGAAGGATACCCTTTGGGATAAAGCATATTTTTCTCTGAGAAGTGCATTGTTGGGAGGTAAGTTTGTGCCGGGTGAACGAATTATTTTGAGAAAAGTTGCTCAGGACCTAGGTATAAGTCTCACCCCAGTGCGTGACGCCATAAATCGTTTGGCGGCTGAAAATGTGCTTGAACGAGGTGGGGTAGGTCAAGGCGGTGGGGCCTCAGTTCCGTTATTAAATGCTCATGAATTTGATCAATTAATGTCTATCCGCAGTAGTCTTGAGCCGTTAGCAGCAGAGGCGGCAGCTAAAAATATAAGCAAAGCTGAAATATCTGAAATTTCCAATTTGCTAGAACAGATGACAGATTTAGCTGAATCCAGAAATCTAGCCTCATATTTGGATGCTCACTACAAATTTCATTTTGGAATTTATAAGTTGGCCAACCAATCTATTCTTCTGCAAGCGATTGAAGGTGCTTGGCTTCGCTGTGGGCCAACCTTAAATCTTGCATTGCCGGCATACAAGCCTGGTCAAAAAAGACATAAACATCATTTGGCAGCATTAAACGCACTTAAGAAGGGTGATGGAGTTGCAGTTGCTGAGGCTATCCGGGCTGATATTAATAGCGCTCGCCTAGATATCTGTAATTTGCTAGATTAA
- a CDS encoding tripartite tricarboxylate transporter substrate binding protein has product MKTFRMVVTFMAAVALGVYVTISSVMAAEFPSREIRLVVPWNVGGSNDISARLLSKILADEGVTVVVDNVVGATGTIGMTKVANAEPDGYTIGMGTSSTLAMIAQGLTPLKNEQFAPIARVTTDQLLLLVPKDGPAKDLNSFEAMVKKNPGKISIGTPGSNNLNHIFAVMTGNVVNSEIITVPYTGGSKVVVDLAGKQLDAAVLKPSESKAQIDSNMVMPLGVFANERIKSMPNIPTFKEKGYNVFPYGPLVQMAYLAAPAKTPPEIQEKLIAIFNKAIQDPRFKAASEDGGARVDSLTGKALGNEIVAVTNTLAVVGKKVFTEKK; this is encoded by the coding sequence ATGAAGACATTTAGGATGGTAGTAACTTTCATGGCAGCCGTAGCCTTGGGGGTTTATGTGACTATTAGTTCCGTTATGGCTGCCGAGTTTCCCTCCAGAGAAATCAGGTTGGTTGTGCCTTGGAATGTGGGCGGGTCAAATGATATTTCCGCTCGATTGCTATCAAAAATACTTGCTGATGAAGGAGTTACTGTTGTCGTAGATAACGTCGTCGGAGCAACGGGAACGATTGGTATGACGAAGGTTGCTAATGCTGAGCCAGATGGGTACACGATTGGAATGGGTACTAGCTCCACATTGGCGATGATCGCACAGGGATTAACGCCTCTAAAAAATGAGCAATTTGCTCCAATAGCGCGAGTAACAACTGATCAATTGTTGCTGCTTGTTCCAAAAGATGGTCCGGCAAAAGATCTTAATAGTTTTGAGGCTATGGTTAAAAAGAATCCTGGAAAAATTTCAATTGGTACTCCAGGTAGCAATAACTTAAATCATATTTTCGCGGTAATGACGGGTAACGTTGTGAACTCAGAGATTATTACCGTTCCATATACAGGTGGCTCTAAGGTGGTTGTTGATTTGGCTGGTAAGCAGCTTGATGCGGCAGTATTGAAACCCTCTGAAAGTAAGGCGCAAATTGACTCTAATATGGTGATGCCGTTGGGGGTGTTTGCCAATGAGCGTATCAAATCAATGCCCAATATTCCTACCTTTAAAGAAAAGGGCTACAACGTATTTCCATATGGCCCGTTAGTGCAAATGGCATATCTGGCAGCTCCCGCCAAAACTCCCCCAGAAATCCAGGAAAAATTAATTGCGATTTTTAATAAAGCTATTCAAGACCCACGCTTTAAGGCTGCTTCTGAAGATGGGGGTGCACGAGTGGATAGCTTGACTGGAAAAGCCTTAGGTAACGAAATCGTAGCGGTAACAAACACCTTGGCCGTAGTTGGTAAAAAAGTGTTTACTGAAAAGAAATAA
- a CDS encoding mandelate racemase/muconate lactonizing enzyme family protein: protein MSQIKKVTCHVVSAPVQKPFTSSRGWIYKTRGSCIVEIETSDGIVGWGECYGPSAVAKAFIDTQFGPRIIGRDPFDVEVIWEDLYNRIKDYGTTGMAISAISGIDIALWDIIGKSCGKPIHKLIGGSYRDEVTPYATGLYFIDMDRLIEEAVEEAIEFKQNGFTAIKMKIGLGDLKLDIRRVEAVRKAVGDEMRLMVDANHCFTVPQAIQIGRELEKLNVEWFEEPISPEDLDGYVEVTRALDMAVAGGENEFTRWGFRDIVVRKAMDIVQPDVCAAGGISECRKIATLASAHGVECVPHAWGSVIGVAATLHFLAALPDQPPSFKGNPPLFEFEQCENPFRDLLSVDPIVQINGKISVPKGPGLGIELNRHILDQYRVA, encoded by the coding sequence ATGAGTCAAATTAAAAAAGTAACCTGTCACGTAGTGTCTGCACCTGTACAAAAGCCATTCACATCATCTAGAGGCTGGATTTACAAAACTAGAGGTTCTTGTATTGTTGAGATTGAAACAAGCGATGGAATAGTGGGTTGGGGGGAGTGCTATGGTCCATCAGCTGTAGCAAAGGCTTTTATTGATACACAATTTGGTCCGCGGATTATTGGCAGAGACCCATTTGATGTGGAAGTAATTTGGGAGGATCTATATAATCGCATTAAGGACTACGGCACTACTGGCATGGCAATTTCAGCTATTAGTGGAATTGATATTGCCTTATGGGACATTATTGGAAAGTCTTGTGGCAAGCCAATTCACAAATTAATCGGCGGTTCTTATCGTGATGAAGTAACGCCTTATGCGACAGGTCTATATTTTATTGATATGGATCGCTTGATCGAGGAGGCGGTTGAAGAGGCAATTGAGTTTAAGCAAAACGGCTTTACCGCCATCAAGATGAAAATTGGTTTAGGCGATTTAAAGTTAGATATTAGGCGAGTAGAGGCTGTTAGAAAGGCGGTGGGTGATGAGATGCGACTAATGGTGGACGCTAATCATTGCTTTACAGTGCCTCAAGCCATACAAATCGGTCGTGAACTTGAAAAGTTAAACGTCGAATGGTTTGAAGAGCCAATTTCTCCTGAAGATTTGGATGGCTATGTTGAGGTAACTCGCGCTTTAGATATGGCCGTTGCTGGTGGCGAGAACGAATTTACTCGCTGGGGCTTTAGGGACATTGTGGTGCGCAAGGCGATGGATATAGTTCAGCCTGATGTTTGTGCGGCCGGTGGCATTAGTGAATGTCGTAAGATTGCAACCCTTGCGAGCGCTCATGGTGTAGAGTGTGTTCCGCATGCGTGGGGATCGGTTATCGGTGTTGCCGCTACTTTGCATTTCTTGGCAGCGCTTCCAGATCAACCGCCAAGCTTTAAAGGCAATCCTCCGTTATTCGAATTTGAGCAATGTGAGAATCCGTTCCGCGATTTGTTATCGGTTGATCCTATTGTTCAGATTAATGGCAAGATAAGCGTACCAAAAGGTCCAGGCCTTGGTATTGAGCTTAACCGCCATATTCTCGATCAGTATCGAGTCGCTTAG
- a CDS encoding fumarylacetoacetate hydrolase family protein produces MRYLTYIENGQTPKVGVLLSDSLHVLDLSHESLRDMIGNERPSLLEMIKVGLPSLTKKIKGKLESGQYEQGAVVSIKAVSLCSPIPNPGKVVGAAYNFTDALDERSMPYPSEPVIFIRSGNTVIGPHDPILIPPDVGNVGYEAELAVIIGKRALFIEPKDAMECIVGYTVHNDVSGSGMIKEDGGNFVRGKNMPASAPFGPYLVTADEVENPYAIQIKLDVDGRVLQDGTTGTMLFKIAELISYISKQMPLEPGDIIATGTPAGLAMMHQPPAWLEPGQTVRVELEGLGALNNPIKKGVPLLE; encoded by the coding sequence ATGCGATATTTAACCTATATAGAAAATGGTCAAACGCCCAAAGTAGGCGTGTTGCTAAGTGATTCCTTGCATGTGCTCGATCTTTCTCATGAAAGTTTGCGCGACATGATTGGAAATGAGCGCCCAAGCTTGCTTGAGATGATAAAAGTCGGCCTACCTTCGCTGACCAAGAAAATCAAAGGCAAGCTTGAGAGTGGACAGTATGAGCAGGGTGCCGTTGTAAGTATCAAAGCTGTTTCACTATGCTCCCCCATCCCCAATCCTGGGAAGGTGGTTGGCGCTGCATACAACTTTACAGACGCCTTAGATGAGCGCTCAATGCCTTATCCATCTGAGCCAGTAATTTTTATTCGCTCTGGAAATACGGTGATAGGTCCTCATGACCCCATCTTGATTCCACCAGATGTGGGTAATGTCGGTTACGAGGCTGAGTTGGCTGTCATTATTGGCAAGCGGGCGCTCTTTATAGAGCCAAAAGATGCAATGGAATGCATTGTGGGTTACACGGTACATAACGATGTCAGTGGTAGTGGCATGATTAAGGAGGATGGCGGCAATTTTGTCCGTGGAAAAAATATGCCAGCTTCTGCGCCTTTCGGACCTTATCTAGTGACTGCTGATGAAGTGGAGAACCCTTATGCCATTCAAATTAAGTTGGATGTAGATGGCAGGGTATTGCAAGATGGAACCACTGGCACAATGCTTTTTAAGATTGCAGAGTTAATTTCCTATATTTCTAAACAAATGCCGCTTGAGCCTGGCGATATTATTGCAACAGGAACTCCAGCAGGGCTGGCGATGATGCATCAGCCACCCGCATGGCTTGAACCTGGGCAAACGGTGCGTGTCGAGCTTGAGGGTTTGGGTGCGCTGAATAACCCAATTAAAAAGGGAGTGCCACTTCTTGAGTAA
- a CDS encoding D-isomer specific 2-hydroxyacid dehydrogenase family protein, whose product MSKKFKVLLTNPIHPDCHQALLKECDVVVAPDIKPDTLKTLISDCDGLIVRCQLAQDIFDNAQQLKAVVRHGVGLDFIPVDAATKKGIPVANLPGSNTNAVVEYCLAAIFYFRRRLDLIDSRLRSEGWAKARSSADPSAEIANTTLGIIGFGAIGSKLAQAATSLQMKTIALTRRPESLPSGVRGVTKSELFSQSDVIVVCCPLSEETRGLVDQTAISAMKPNAILINIARGPVVDTQAIIKALKSGAIAGAAMDVHDQQPLSGQEAVFDCPNLLLTPHIASITATSMKGMSEGSVTTMLAILNGDRPKNIVNPEVFL is encoded by the coding sequence TTGAGTAAAAAATTTAAAGTACTTTTAACAAATCCCATACATCCAGACTGCCATCAAGCATTGTTAAAAGAATGCGACGTAGTCGTTGCTCCAGATATAAAGCCTGATACTTTAAAAACCCTTATTTCAGACTGTGACGGTTTGATTGTTCGTTGTCAGTTAGCTCAAGATATTTTTGACAATGCTCAGCAATTAAAAGCAGTGGTGCGTCATGGCGTGGGATTGGATTTTATTCCGGTTGATGCTGCTACCAAAAAAGGAATCCCTGTAGCAAACCTACCGGGATCAAATACCAATGCTGTAGTTGAGTATTGTTTAGCCGCAATTTTTTATTTCCGTCGTCGCTTAGATTTGATTGATTCACGACTAAGAAGCGAGGGTTGGGCAAAAGCACGCTCCTCAGCGGATCCATCAGCGGAGATAGCCAACACGACTTTAGGAATTATCGGATTTGGTGCAATCGGTAGTAAATTGGCGCAGGCGGCAACAAGTTTGCAAATGAAAACCATTGCGCTTACTAGGCGACCAGAGTCTTTACCAAGTGGAGTGCGTGGAGTTACAAAGTCAGAGCTGTTTTCTCAATCTGACGTGATAGTCGTTTGCTGTCCTTTAAGCGAGGAAACACGGGGCCTAGTGGATCAAACGGCAATTTCTGCTATGAAACCCAATGCCATTCTAATTAATATTGCTCGGGGACCAGTAGTGGATACGCAAGCGATTATTAAAGCCCTTAAGTCTGGTGCAATTGCTGGAGCTGCAATGGATGTACATGATCAGCAGCCACTATCCGGCCAGGAGGCGGTATTTGATTGTCCAAATTTACTATTAACCCCTCATATTGCCTCTATTACTGCCACCAGCATGAAAGGCATGAGCGAAGGGTCGGTTACAACAATGCTCGCTATTCTGAATGGCGATCGTCCTAAAAATATTGTTAACCCAGAAGTATTTCTTTAG